The Panicum virgatum strain AP13 chromosome 5K, P.virgatum_v5, whole genome shotgun sequence genome has a window encoding:
- the LOC120706636 gene encoding CBL-interacting protein kinase 1-like, with protein sequence MVKGEAEAECTRASLLGRYEIGRTLGEGNFGKVKYARHTATGAHFAIKILDRSKILSLRIDDQIRREIGTLKLLKHPNVVRLHEVAASKTKIYMVLEFVDGGELFDKIAVKRKLSEHEGRRLFQQLIDGASYCHDKGVYHRDLKPENVLVDRKGNIKISDFGLSALPQHLGNDGLLHTTCGSPNYIAPEVLQNRGYDGSLSDIWSCGVILYVMLVGYLPFDDRNLVVLYQKIFKGDCQIPKWLSPAAQDLLRKILEPNPMKRINIMGIKEHEWFQKDYVPAVPYDDDEDLLPSSVLPIKEQIDESAQEKPTHINAFQLIGMASSLDLSGFFEEEDVAQRKIRFTSTHSPKDLFDKMENAVTEMGFKVHRGPRKLKVLKNCKTSKNSRSPASFLVCIEVFELGPSLYVVELKKSHGDSILYRQLCERLSDELAVCKTEEIMRTESLGDSDMSSLDGEALPLSGF encoded by the exons ATGGTGaagggcgaggcggaggcggagtgcACGCGGGCGTCGCTGCTGGGGAGGTATGAGATCGGGCGCACCCTCGGGGAGGGCAACTTCGGCAAGGTCAAGTACGCGCGCCACACCGCCACCGGCGCCCACTTCGCCATCAAGATCCTCGACCGCAGCAAGATCCTCTCGCTCCGCATCGACGACCAG ATAAGGAGGGAGATCGGGACGCTGAAGCTGCTCAAGCACCCGAATGTCGTCCGCCTGCACGAG GTTGCTGCTAGCAAAACGAAGATTTACATGGTGCTTGAGttcgtcgacggcggcgagctcttTGACAAGATT GCTGTAAAGAGGAAACTGTCTGAACATGAGGGAAGGAGGCTTTTCCAGCAGCTAATTGACGGCGCGAGCTACTGCCACGATAAAGGTGTCTACCACAGGGACCTTAAG CCAGAGAACGTTCTTGTTGATCGGAAGGGCAACATCAAGATCTCCGACTTCGGCCTTAGTGCTCTACCTCAACATCTCGGG AATGATGGACTTCTGCACACAACATGTGGCAGCCCCAATTACATCGCTCCTGAG GTTTTGCAAAATAGAGGTTATGATGGCTCCTTGTCGGATATCTGGTCTTGTGGGGTAATCCTATATGTAATGCTTGTTGGTTACCTTCCGTTCGATGACAGGAATCTTGTTGTTCTTTATCAGAAG ATTTTCAAGGGAGACTGTCAGATCCCAAAGTGGCTTTCACCTGCTGCACAGGACCTTCTTAGGAAGATTCTTGAACCAAATCCAATGAAAAGGATCAACATCATGGGCATCAAAGAGCATGAGTGGTTTCAGAAGGACTACGTTCCTGCCGTTCCATACGATGACGATGAAGATTTACTTCCTAGTTCAGTTCTCCCAATCAAAGAG CAAATTGATGAATCAGCACAAGAAAAGCCTACTCATATCAACGCTTTTCAGTTGATCGGAATGGCTTCGTCCCTTGATCTTTCTGGTTTCTTCGAGGAAGAG GACGTGGCTCAAAGAAAGATTCGGTTCACATCAACACATTCACCCAAGGATTTATTTGACAAGATGGAGAATGCCGTGACCGAGATGGGATTCAAAGTCCATAGGGGACCAAGAAAG CTCAAAGTATTGAAAAATTGCAAAACTTCCAAGAACTCCAGGAGTCCCGCATCATTTTTGGTGTGCATTGAG GTGTTTGAGCTAGGGCCGTCTTTGTATGTCGTAGAACTGAAAAAATCCCATGGAGATTCTATATTGTATAGACAG TTGTGTGAGAGGCTCTCAGATGAGCTGGCGGTGTGCAAGACAGAGGAGATTATGAGGACAGAATCGCTGGGTGACTCAGACATGTCGAGCCTTGATGGCGAAGCACTACCTTTGTCTGGTTTCTGA
- the LOC120706637 gene encoding uncharacterized protein LOC120706637: MTSSSSRPWPFGEPHGCDGDGCASNPDAWPLHHAYRSGERCRLCSSCILLSDRSAYCCCCFLLITSPSSHYDDDDPLMAPPIPTVTCQVCCSAVAHLACLYELHPAGADYGVFVCPACSAAEEGRPFTYAPPCRQPLDARAARVLLLGARMAMALLQREAAAARAKAERLARDAGEARRRAYRALGEALGVDAQEAAWYSDADQPPAVPTQGPEDNRPAAPPLNIVDAPQPHGDHLAASEEGSQAMPPLAGLTIGTGCATAVAMAPAESSHTPPWSSWSLPAFGAGASSRTCPPSPRTLDLFGVREMAIAAAEAARANPPPAPRTLQLFPADKASASSKMQRTLQLFEDKIQDDDEDM, encoded by the coding sequence ATGACTTCCTCCTCGTCCAGGCCGTGGCCATTCGGGGAGCCCCACGGctgcgacggcgacggctgcgCCTCCAACCCGGACGCCTGGCCACTACACCACGCATACCGCAGCGGCGAGCGCTGCCGCCTCTGCAGCTCCTGCATCCTCCTCTCGGATCGCTCggcctactgctgctgctgcttcctgcTCATCACCTCGCCGTCGTCCCACTACGACGATGACGACCCCCTCATGGCCCCACCTATCCCGACCGTCACCTGCCAAGTCTGCTGCAGTGCCGTCGCGCACCTGGCCTGCCTCTATGAGCTCCATCCCGCCGGCGCCGACTACGGCGTCTTCGTCTGCCCCGCCTGCAGCGCGGCCGAGGAGGGGAGGCCCTTCACCTACGCGCCGCCCTGCAGGCAGCCGCTCGACGCGCGCGCCGCGAGGGTGCTCCTGCTGGGCGCGCGGATGGCGATGGCGCTTCTGCAGCGGGaagcggccgcggcgcgggccaAGGCGGAGCGGCTGGCCCGGGACGCCGGTGAGGCGCGGAGGAGGGCGTACCGCGCCCTCGGAGAGGCCCTCGGCGTCGACGCGCAGGAGGCGGCCTGGTACTCCGACGCCGACCAGCCGCCGGCGGTGCCAACGCAGGGCCCCGAGGATAAtcgcccggcggcgccgcctttGAACATCGTGGACGCGCCGCAGCCCCACGGGGATCACCTGGCAGCGTCTGAAGAAGGCAGTCAGGCGATGCCACCTCTGGCCGGCCTAACCATCGGCACGGGGTGCGCCACGGCGGTGGCAATGGCTCCCGCCGAGTCCAGCCACACGCCACCGTGGTCGTCCTGGTCGCTGCCGGCGTTCGGCGCCGGCGCGTCCTCAAGGACTTGCCCCCCGTCGCCGCGGACGCTGGACCTGTTTGGCGTCAGGGAGATGGCGATAGCTGCCGCCGAGGCCGCCAGGGCcaatccgccgccggcgccgcggacgCTGCAGCTGTTCCCGGCCGACAAGGCCAGCGCCAGCTCCAAGATGCAGAGGACGCTGCAGCTGTTCGAGGATAAGATTcaggatgatgatgaggacatgtaA